The Crocosphaera subtropica ATCC 51142 genome includes a window with the following:
- a CDS encoding O-acetyl-ADP-ribose deacetylase, whose protein sequence is MSSNGTSKKIIAIQGDITQQGVDAIVNAANESLLGGGGVDGAIHKAAGPALLEECRTLGGCNVGDAKITKGYQLPAQWVIHTVGPVWRGGNDQEDQLLASCYNRCLEIATEKRLKTIAFPAISTGVYGYPLELATPIAIQTVKDFLQGNTTIQQVIFVCFSLDSYDCYKHFLLEMLPEK, encoded by the coding sequence ATGAGTTCAAACGGAACATCAAAAAAGATTATCGCCATACAAGGAGATATCACTCAGCAAGGGGTGGATGCTATTGTTAACGCTGCCAATGAATCATTACTAGGAGGGGGTGGGGTTGACGGGGCCATTCATAAAGCAGCAGGACCGGCATTATTAGAAGAATGTCGTACCCTAGGAGGGTGCAATGTGGGAGATGCTAAAATAACCAAGGGTTATCAATTGCCAGCACAATGGGTTATTCATACCGTTGGTCCGGTTTGGCGTGGCGGTAATGATCAAGAAGATCAATTATTAGCCAGTTGTTACAATCGCTGTTTAGAAATTGCTACAGAAAAACGCTTAAAAACTATTGCTTTTCCTGCTATTAGTACGGGAGTTTATGGTTATCCTTTAGAGTTAGCAACCCCGATCGCCATTCAAACCGTCAAAGACTTTTTACAAGGAAATACCACTATTCAGCAGGTTATTTTTGTCTGTTTTAGTCTAGATTCTTATGACTGTTATAAACACTTTCTCTTAGAAATGTTACCCGAAAAATAA
- a CDS encoding YlcI/YnfO family protein: MEQTSITIKIPSELLELAKSLETETESLNDLVQKALEKEIKWRKAWTAHQTILKLRQEIKETTGVHLDPIPLIRELREGKN, encoded by the coding sequence ATGGAACAAACTTCTATTACCATTAAAATTCCTAGTGAATTACTTGAACTTGCCAAATCATTAGAAACAGAAACCGAATCATTAAATGATTTAGTGCAAAAAGCTTTAGAAAAGGAAATCAAATGGCGGAAAGCATGGACAGCACACCAAACTATTTTAAAACTCCGACAAGAAATTAAAGAAACAACAGGCGTTCACCTCGACCCCATTCCCTTAATTAGAGAATTAAGAGAAGGGAAAAATTAG
- a CDS encoding cofactor assembly of complex C subunit B — protein MKSDPNRILRLIPLFAGSLGGILLLINRLMTVKLTESQARSDVLGVILSGVLILVGLIWQQIQPRSPDAVVLEGEEGIEFNSNLPDSIKTELAWASHLVLTNTVTRSLVVYYQDTVLLRRGILGPNAQVTPGKILQRVLETQKPVYLVNLNLYPGKIEFDYLPPNTQGVICQPLGNRGAMILGANVPRSYTKQDENWIEGIADKLTLTLKTELSSVKL, from the coding sequence ATGAAATCAGATCCCAACCGAATCTTACGATTAATTCCCCTCTTTGCTGGTAGTTTAGGGGGTATTCTCTTATTAATCAATCGTTTAATGACGGTAAAATTAACCGAGTCTCAAGCCAGATCGGATGTTTTGGGAGTAATCTTAAGTGGGGTCTTAATTTTAGTGGGATTAATTTGGCAACAAATTCAACCCCGATCGCCTGATGCTGTTGTCCTAGAAGGAGAAGAAGGTATCGAATTTAACTCCAACTTACCCGATTCTATCAAAACCGAACTAGCCTGGGCTTCTCATCTGGTATTAACTAATACCGTTACTCGATCTTTAGTCGTGTATTATCAGGATACAGTATTACTCCGCCGAGGTATCTTAGGTCCTAATGCCCAAGTGACTCCAGGCAAAATCTTACAACGGGTTCTAGAAACCCAAAAACCTGTTTATCTGGTTAATTTAAACCTTTATCCAGGGAAAATTGAGTTTGATTACTTACCCCCCAACACACAAGGGGTTATTTGTCAACCCTTGGGAAACCGTGGGGCAATGATTTTAGGGGCGAATGTTCCCCGAAGTTATACGAAACAAGACGAAAACTGGATCGAAGGCATTGCTGATAAACTGACTCTAACCCTAAAAACCGAGTTAAGCTCAGTTAAATTGTAA
- a CDS encoding SDR family NAD(P)-dependent oxidoreductase — protein MITKKSTSKIALITGASSGIGEAIAHRLAEENYRLVICARRQEKLNKLTERLQVKNSEVLALNVDLRQEADIITMFNTIRDKWGGVDVLINNAGLGHKEPLMTGETEAWREMLEVNVLALCICTREAIKDMSDRFSGGHIIHISSMSGHRVPLYSGVYAASKYAVRALTEGLRQELREANKNIKISSISPGFVETEFAEKYNNNKEKAKELYSRFPVLQPQDIANAVYYILSQPDYVQIHDILLRPTQQKS, from the coding sequence ATGATTACAAAAAAATCAACGTCAAAAATAGCTTTAATTACTGGTGCATCTAGCGGTATTGGAGAAGCGATTGCCCATCGTTTAGCAGAAGAAAATTATCGTTTAGTCATCTGTGCGCGTCGTCAAGAAAAATTAAATAAACTAACAGAAAGATTACAAGTAAAAAATAGTGAAGTTTTAGCCCTAAACGTTGATTTACGTCAGGAAGCAGACATTATAACCATGTTTAACACCATTAGAGATAAATGGGGTGGGGTTGATGTATTAATAAATAATGCAGGTTTAGGACATAAAGAACCCTTAATGACAGGAGAAACAGAAGCATGGAGAGAAATGTTAGAAGTGAATGTCTTGGCCTTATGTATATGTACCCGTGAAGCCATCAAAGATATGAGCGATCGCTTTAGCGGAGGCCATATTATTCATATTAGTTCCATGTCTGGTCATCGTGTTCCTTTATATAGTGGGGTTTATGCTGCTAGTAAATACGCAGTGAGGGCGTTAACGGAAGGGTTACGACAAGAATTAAGAGAAGCCAATAAAAATATCAAGATATCCTCTATTAGTCCGGGGTTTGTCGAGACAGAGTTTGCAGAAAAATATAACAATAATAAAGAAAAAGCAAAAGAACTTTATAGTCGTTTTCCAGTGCTACAACCCCAAGATATTGCTAACGCAGTTTACTATATTTTATCCCAACCCGACTATGTACAAATCCATGACATTTTGTTACGTCCTACTCAACAGAAAAGTTAA
- the rsmG gene encoding 16S rRNA (guanine(527)-N(7))-methyltransferase RsmG, with protein MKLPTFEDIWQDSLQWQPTQEQLEKWEILYQELLLVNRQINLTRITEPEDFWEKHLWDSLAGVIGLDFINYENSLKVIDIGTGAGFPGLPIGIIFSHWKLTLLDSTQKKIKVINLFLEALKLNNSQTVIGRAEDIGHLPQHRETYDLGLLRAVAEPSVCAEYVLPFLKLGGIGILYRGNWQKEEELNLNNALQQLGGKIILVKPFQTPLTKSVRHFIYVKKITKIADKFPRAVGIPKQHPL; from the coding sequence ATGAAATTACCAACGTTTGAAGATATTTGGCAAGATAGTTTACAATGGCAACCAACCCAAGAACAGTTAGAAAAATGGGAAATACTATATCAAGAACTGCTTTTAGTTAATCGTCAAATTAATTTGACCCGAATTACGGAACCAGAAGACTTTTGGGAAAAGCATTTATGGGACTCTCTAGCTGGTGTTATTGGGTTAGATTTTATAAATTATGAAAATTCATTAAAAGTGATTGACATTGGTACTGGAGCAGGTTTTCCCGGTCTGCCTATTGGTATTATTTTTTCTCACTGGAAACTAACATTATTAGATTCAACTCAGAAAAAAATAAAGGTCATTAACCTCTTTTTAGAAGCTTTAAAATTGAACAATTCTCAAACCGTTATTGGTCGGGCAGAAGATATCGGTCATTTACCACAACATAGAGAAACCTATGATTTAGGGTTACTTCGGGCAGTAGCAGAACCTTCAGTTTGTGCTGAATATGTTTTACCTTTTCTCAAACTAGGAGGAATAGGCATCTTATATCGAGGCAATTGGCAAAAGGAAGAAGAATTAAACTTAAATAATGCCTTGCAACAATTAGGGGGAAAAATTATTTTAGTTAAACCCTTCCAAACGCCTTTAACTAAAAGTGTACGGCACTTTATTTATGTTAAAAAAATAACTAAAATTGCTGATAAGTTTCCTCGTGCTGTAGGTATTCCTAAACAACACCCTTTGTAA
- a CDS encoding DUF29 domain-containing protein produces the protein MTINLYEKDFAQWLSTQTVALKNRNWDAIDVEHLIENLEMGDPKNTLESDLLILIAHLLKLYVQSDAPDWMNKSWYNSIDEHRLRIQSALEKSGSLRRYLPDAVERVYPKARKLAIKEGKRADGRKVIKRKESDYPTQLPNGWFEHLLDEDWYPINSKP, from the coding sequence ATGACAATAAATCTATATGAAAAGGACTTTGCACAATGGTTATCAACCCAAACTGTTGCTTTAAAAAATCGTAATTGGGATGCAATTGACGTTGAACACTTGATTGAAAATTTAGAAATGGGTGATCCTAAAAACACTTTAGAAAGTGATTTATTAATTTTAATTGCCCATTTATTAAAGCTTTATGTTCAAAGTGATGCACCGGATTGGATGAATAAAAGTTGGTATAATTCTATTGATGAACACCGTCTAAGAATACAATCCGCTTTAGAAAAATCAGGATCATTACGTCGTTATTTACCTGATGCAGTGGAAAGGGTTTATCCTAAAGCGAGAAAATTAGCCATTAAAGAAGGAAAACGCGCGGATGGGAGAAAAGTTATTAAGCGTAAAGAATCAGACTATCCCACTCAATTACCTAATGGATGGTTTGAGCATCTCTTAGATGAAGATTGGTATCCAATCAATAGCAAACCGTAA
- a CDS encoding type II toxin-antitoxin system PemK/MazF family toxin translates to MAPITDWKDYFSTNFWHVKINPNSHNGLTKISAIDTLQLPGMDVQRFIRKIGQISQDKMIEITLAIVTLIEYQE, encoded by the coding sequence ATTGCTCCCATTACAGACTGGAAAGACTACTTTTCTACTAACTTTTGGCACGTCAAAATTAATCCCAATTCTCATAATGGCTTGACTAAAATTTCTGCGATCGATACTTTACAATTACCAGGCATGGATGTGCAAAGATTTATTCGAAAAATTGGACAAATTTCCCAAGATAAAATGATAGAAATCACTTTGGCTATTGTTACATTGATTGAGTATCAAGAATAA
- a CDS encoding RidA family protein, whose translation MNRHLISSNSAFEEAIGYSRAVVDGNWLFLSGTTGFDYQTMTISENILEQAEQCFQNIEAVLIEAGFRWQDVVRVRYILPNREDFEPCWPILKKYLGSVKPASTMIVAGLADLRMKIEIEVTAYRST comes from the coding sequence ATGAACCGCCATTTAATTTCCTCAAATTCTGCTTTTGAAGAAGCCATTGGCTATTCTAGGGCTGTTGTTGATGGTAATTGGTTGTTTCTATCGGGAACAACAGGCTTTGATTATCAAACGATGACCATTTCTGAGAATATTCTAGAGCAAGCTGAACAATGTTTTCAAAATATTGAAGCTGTTTTAATTGAGGCTGGATTTCGTTGGCAAGATGTGGTGAGAGTACGCTATATTTTACCCAATCGAGAAGATTTTGAACCCTGTTGGCCAATCCTAAAAAAATATTTGGGATCGGTTAAACCTGCTTCGACCATGATAGTAGCAGGATTAGCTGATCTGCGGATGAAAATAGAAATAGAAGTAACTGCTTATCGGTCTACTTAA
- a CDS encoding BrnT family toxin: MESNFEWDESKNQANLEKHGLSFELAQYAFFDTHRIILEDLAHSVTEKRFYCLSKMN, encoded by the coding sequence ATGGAGAGCAATTTTGAGTGGGATGAAAGCAAAAACCAAGCAAATTTAGAAAAACATGGCCTTTCTTTTGAATTAGCTCAATATGCTTTTTTTGATACTCATCGTATTATTTTAGAAGACTTAGCTCATAGTGTCACAGAAAAGCGATTTTATTGTCTTAGTAAAATGAATTAA
- a CDS encoding PEP-CTERM sorting domain-containing protein: MPEPSTLLGLLAISSIGALVRGQKT, encoded by the coding sequence ATCCCCGAACCTAGTACCCTTTTAGGTTTATTAGCCATCAGTTCTATTGGTGCATTGGTTCGTGGTCAAAAAACTTGA
- a CDS encoding cation-translocating P-type ATPase — translation MTRSYSAHTLPQQKQSWHTYSVAKTLDTLGTNPQTGLDTESVNQRQKHYGPNEIEETAGRSNWEILLDQFTNIMLIMLIVVAIISGILDIVELRNSGTARSGVPFKDTIAIFSIVILNGLLGYLQETRAEKALAALKKLSSPQVQVIRDGKRQEVEAPSLVPGDIILIEAGDSLCADGQIIECSHLNIRESALTGEAHPVDKTPLSQGLQEDTPIGDRINMVFTGTEVIQGRAKVVVTGTGMDTELGKIAEMLQSVETEDTPLQQRMTQLGNVLVTGSLILVAVVVVGGVLRAGWGLLQELIEISLSMAVAVVPEGLPAVITVTLALGTQRMVKRHALIRKLPAVETLGSVNVICSDKTGTLTQNKMVVQEVETIGGNYQVTGTGYEPSGEFICSEAKSSIHCSRYGALQALLFTGVLCNDAHLSQESGDWIIIGDPTEGSLLALGGKAGLQQSRLEQEYVRVGEFPFSSERKRMSIICQPSQTKDGWPSWQTEPNDDYVLFTKGSPELILERCDYYQQGQRVQPLTQEEREQVLRGNNGMAKRALRVLGFAYKPLKQIPDATEADEAEQGLIWLGLAGMMDAPRTEVKAAVAKCRAAGIRPIMITGDHQLTAQAIAQQLGIVQPEDHVLTGRELERISQPQLEQEVEQVSVYARVSPEHKLRIVQALQKRNKFVAMTGDGVNDAPALKQADIGIAMGITGTDVSKEASDMVLLDDNFATIVAATEEGRVVYSNIRHFIKYILGSNVGEVITIAAAPLMGLSGVPLIPLQILWMNLVTDGLPALALAVEPADPHIMERPPFSPKESIFARGLGFYIVRIGIVFSIITIALMSWAFYDAQQPGNDPDSWKTMVFTTLCIAQMGHAIAARSTTRLAIEMNPFSNLYLWGAVIVTTILQLMLVYVAPLRAFFNTTVLTGEQLVICLLFSSLMFVWVEFEKIVLRIYRKLKT, via the coding sequence GTGACCCGATCCTACTCTGCCCATACCTTACCCCAACAAAAACAATCTTGGCATACCTATTCGGTAGCCAAAACCCTAGACACCCTGGGTACTAACCCCCAAACAGGTTTAGACACAGAAAGTGTTAATCAACGACAAAAACATTATGGCCCCAACGAAATAGAAGAGACGGCCGGCCGTAGTAACTGGGAAATACTGCTCGATCAGTTTACGAACATCATGTTAATTATGCTGATCGTTGTGGCTATTATTTCCGGTATTTTAGATATTGTTGAATTACGCAACAGTGGTACAGCTAGAAGTGGCGTTCCTTTTAAAGATACCATCGCCATCTTTTCCATTGTTATCTTAAATGGACTATTAGGCTATTTACAAGAAACCCGCGCTGAAAAAGCCCTGGCTGCCTTAAAAAAGCTATCTTCTCCCCAAGTCCAAGTGATTCGAGACGGAAAACGCCAAGAAGTTGAAGCCCCCTCATTAGTGCCTGGGGATATTATTCTAATTGAAGCAGGGGATAGCCTCTGTGCTGATGGTCAGATTATAGAATGCTCTCATCTTAATATAAGAGAGTCAGCCTTAACAGGAGAAGCACACCCAGTTGACAAAACCCCTTTAAGCCAAGGGTTACAAGAAGATACGCCCATCGGTGATCGCATTAATATGGTCTTTACCGGAACCGAAGTGATCCAAGGTCGGGCAAAAGTGGTGGTGACTGGCACAGGAATGGACACAGAACTGGGTAAAATCGCCGAAATGCTTCAATCGGTGGAAACAGAAGACACCCCCTTACAGCAACGAATGACCCAGTTAGGAAACGTTTTAGTAACAGGTTCGTTGATCTTGGTTGCAGTGGTGGTTGTCGGTGGGGTATTAAGAGCCGGCTGGGGACTCTTACAAGAATTAATCGAAATCTCCTTAAGTATGGCCGTAGCCGTAGTTCCAGAAGGGTTGCCAGCAGTGATTACGGTTACCTTAGCCCTGGGAACTCAACGCATGGTTAAGCGTCACGCCTTAATTCGTAAACTCCCGGCCGTAGAAACCTTGGGATCGGTCAACGTTATTTGTTCCGATAAAACAGGAACCCTGACCCAAAATAAGATGGTTGTTCAAGAAGTGGAAACCATCGGAGGTAACTATCAAGTGACAGGGACAGGATACGAACCCTCTGGAGAGTTTATTTGTAGTGAGGCAAAAAGTAGTATTCACTGTAGTCGGTATGGGGCATTACAAGCTTTATTGTTCACAGGGGTATTGTGTAATGATGCCCATTTGTCCCAAGAATCAGGAGACTGGATCATTATTGGTGATCCCACAGAAGGATCGTTACTGGCTTTAGGGGGAAAAGCCGGGTTACAACAGTCAAGGTTAGAACAAGAATATGTAAGAGTGGGAGAGTTTCCTTTTTCCTCCGAACGCAAACGCATGAGTATTATTTGTCAACCGTCTCAAACCAAGGATGGCTGGCCGAGTTGGCAAACCGAACCGAATGATGATTATGTTTTATTTACCAAAGGTTCCCCAGAATTAATTTTAGAAAGATGTGACTATTATCAGCAAGGACAACGGGTTCAACCCTTAACCCAAGAAGAGCGAGAACAGGTGTTACGGGGTAACAATGGCATGGCTAAACGGGCTTTGAGGGTGTTAGGATTTGCCTATAAACCCCTCAAACAAATCCCTGACGCAACCGAAGCAGATGAGGCCGAACAAGGATTAATTTGGTTAGGGTTAGCAGGGATGATGGATGCACCTCGCACCGAAGTCAAAGCAGCCGTGGCAAAATGTCGGGCAGCCGGTATTCGTCCCATTATGATTACAGGGGATCATCAACTAACCGCCCAAGCGATCGCCCAACAGTTAGGAATTGTGCAACCAGAGGATCACGTTTTGACGGGACGGGAGTTAGAAAGAATATCTCAACCCCAGTTAGAGCAAGAGGTAGAACAGGTTAGTGTGTATGCCCGTGTCTCCCCTGAACATAAATTACGCATTGTCCAAGCCCTACAAAAGCGCAACAAATTTGTGGCTATGACCGGCGACGGAGTTAATGATGCTCCAGCCCTCAAACAAGCGGATATCGGCATCGCTATGGGCATTACCGGCACGGATGTGAGCAAAGAAGCTAGTGACATGGTCTTGTTAGATGATAATTTTGCCACTATCGTTGCTGCAACGGAAGAAGGACGGGTGGTGTATAGCAATATTCGTCACTTTATCAAGTATATTTTGGGTAGTAATGTGGGAGAAGTGATTACTATTGCTGCCGCTCCATTGATGGGACTGTCTGGGGTTCCTTTAATCCCTCTGCAAATCCTCTGGATGAACCTCGTTACTGATGGTTTACCAGCGTTAGCGTTGGCAGTAGAACCAGCTGATCCTCATATTATGGAACGCCCTCCCTTTAGTCCCAAAGAAAGTATTTTTGCCCGTGGTTTAGGGTTTTATATTGTCCGCATTGGGATTGTTTTTTCGATTATTACCATTGCTTTGATGTCTTGGGCATTTTATGACGCTCAACAACCGGGTAATGACCCTGACAGTTGGAAAACCATGGTCTTTACCACCCTGTGTATTGCTCAAATGGGTCATGCGATCGCTGCTCGTTCTACCACCCGTTTAGCGATCGAAATGAATCCTTTTTCTAATCTCTATCTTTGGGGTGCAGTAATTGTTACCACCATTTTACAATTGATGTTAGTCTATGTTGCACCGTTACGAGCTTTCTTTAACACCACTGTCTTAACAGGAGAACAATTAGTGATTTGTTTACTGTTTAGTAGTTTGATGTTTGTTTGGGTGGAATTTGAGAAAATTGTCTTACGAATCTATCGTAAATTGAAAACATAG
- a CDS encoding gamma-glutamylcyclotransferase codes for MNQTPNNSPFVATEMGTDYTAYHHHNRSHWQPKETSEPSFYYFAYGSCMCPVDLKRTFGENTHDYVVGTAVLEGYRLGFYRRSLRRNCGALDVVPDANAKVEGVLYQLPWRFSDRLDEREEVPRNGYRREYVTIHSQGQVYTNVRTYVVIDKLPQELAPNDWYLNVVLRGAVTCGLSEEYCWNLFNHMYQLQLQQKSLIAVDECA; via the coding sequence ATGAATCAAACTCCTAACAATTCTCCTTTTGTGGCGACTGAGATGGGAACCGATTATACTGCCTATCATCATCACAATAGAAGTCACTGGCAACCCAAAGAGACATCAGAACCTTCATTTTACTATTTTGCCTATGGATCGTGTATGTGTCCAGTGGACTTAAAGCGAACCTTTGGGGAAAACACCCATGACTATGTGGTAGGAACCGCAGTATTAGAAGGCTATCGTTTAGGGTTTTATCGTCGTTCTTTGCGCCGTAATTGTGGGGCTTTAGATGTTGTACCCGATGCCAATGCTAAAGTAGAAGGGGTACTGTATCAGTTACCTTGGCGGTTTAGCGATCGCCTTGATGAACGGGAAGAAGTTCCTCGCAATGGTTATCGTCGTGAATATGTGACCATTCACAGTCAAGGACAGGTTTATACTAATGTGAGAACCTATGTTGTCATCGATAAATTACCCCAAGAATTAGCCCCCAATGATTGGTATTTGAATGTAGTATTACGGGGTGCTGTTACCTGTGGACTTTCTGAAGAATATTGCTGGAATTTGTTCAATCATATGTATCAATTACAGTTACAACAAAAGTCCTTAATTGCTGTAGATGAGTGTGCATAA